A genomic segment from uncultured Alistipes sp. encodes:
- a CDS encoding DUF6043 family protein — translation MDGQQLTYEQFKADILQWKDTHREEYRRFAKMMADGNEMQYLAVCRAIFRQLPGIKKEWQLSWCDDSTDGFENIGLHFKENAVPEQIVELYRKQREEDSVPPPSSFWSRMKYIFRQSLRKHCVTLSAPLVLSWLYYGKSFEAMVDMVSRQAGHPKAGNAERMGCSVVVRRIIEVSVKNGFRTQEDWNRHFAMKGAIEKGDIGEWALQSVKDKIGGNDTGSIQTDTTESVNGTAPQTQRTAGKKKIQERPLADYLKCGNKEAVIQCIRRFVSINTSAVQQALPFYVLKDLRLMAGMHAAKEYSVGMALQFPDLPSLKSESAIRQAVGFLKAAKHVIKDGKDQMAPLIESDENRELYRTLAAEIREIAADDEAETAAG, via the coding sequence ATGGACGGACAGCAACTTACATACGAACAGTTCAAGGCTGACATCCTTCAATGGAAGGACACGCACAGGGAAGAATACCGCCGCTTCGCGAAAATGATGGCGGACGGGAACGAGATGCAGTACCTCGCCGTATGCCGTGCCATATTCAGGCAGCTGCCAGGAATCAAAAAGGAATGGCAGTTGTCATGGTGTGACGACAGCACGGACGGATTCGAGAACATAGGCCTCCATTTCAAGGAGAACGCGGTGCCGGAGCAGATCGTGGAACTTTACAGGAAACAGAGGGAAGAAGATTCCGTCCCTCCTCCGTCCTCCTTTTGGAGCAGGATGAAATACATTTTCAGACAGAGCCTGAGAAAACATTGCGTGACCCTGTCCGCCCCTCTTGTATTAAGCTGGCTGTATTACGGCAAGAGTTTCGAGGCAATGGTGGACATGGTCAGCAGGCAGGCTGGGCATCCCAAGGCAGGGAACGCCGAGAGGATGGGCTGCTCCGTTGTCGTCCGCCGGATTATCGAGGTGTCCGTAAAGAACGGCTTCCGCACGCAGGAGGACTGGAACAGACACTTCGCCATGAAAGGCGCAATTGAGAAAGGCGACATCGGCGAATGGGCGTTGCAGTCCGTAAAGGACAAAATTGGAGGTAATGATACCGGTAGCATTCAGACAGACACAACGGAATCCGTCAACGGTACGGCACCGCAGACACAGCGGACGGCAGGAAAGAAAAAGATACAGGAGCGGCCGCTCGCGGATTACCTCAAGTGCGGAAATAAAGAAGCGGTTATACAATGTATCCGCCGTTTCGTTTCCATAAACACGAGTGCCGTCCAACAGGCACTCCCGTTCTATGTGCTGAAAGACCTGCGGCTGATGGCCGGAATGCACGCCGCGAAGGAGTACAGCGTGGGGATGGCATTGCAGTTCCCCGACCTTCCCTCGCTGAAAAGCGAGAGTGCCATACGGCAGGCGGTCGGCTTCCTGAAGGCGGCAAAGCATGTCATCAAGGACGGGAAAGACCAGATGGCACCTCTTATCGAGAGTGACGAGAACCGGGAACTGTACCGGACACTGGCAGCGGAAATCAGAGAAATCGCTGCCGATGATGAAGCGGAAACTGCGGCCGGATAG
- a CDS encoding histidine kinase: protein MKFSRKQTIGENLLYLMVWAAIFLVPVLNSQMMSELHINLENVLIAWRQIAPYFVIFLIHNVVLAPRYMLRRKYWKYLLSDLALIIGVFWLVQIYEEHLANNLIAQANTNVSEAYRQASFSNLEVYWNIVLGFFMTGANTGIKLIYQSMRDEQKMEALKRQNLQAEMDYLKYQINPHFFMNTLNNIHALIDIDAESAKNAVIELSKMMRYVLYDSGHELISLNRDIQFLENYIELMRIRYTDDVDIRLEYPHNLPEQVSIPPLLLIVFVENAFKHGISYNHPSFIRIRVGYADEKVFASIENSRHTAPEKHHEAGIGLENVRKRLSLIYGEKGYSLEILEAETTYTVNLEIPTLHA from the coding sequence ATGAAGTTTTCCAGAAAACAAACCATAGGCGAAAACCTCCTCTATCTGATGGTCTGGGCCGCCATCTTCCTGGTCCCCGTGCTCAACTCACAGATGATGTCCGAATTGCACATCAATCTGGAAAACGTGCTGATCGCCTGGCGCCAGATCGCTCCCTACTTCGTCATATTCCTCATCCACAATGTGGTCCTCGCCCCGAGGTACATGCTCCGCAGAAAATACTGGAAATACCTCCTCAGCGACCTCGCTCTGATCATCGGAGTTTTCTGGCTCGTCCAGATCTACGAGGAACACCTCGCCAACAACCTCATCGCACAGGCCAACACCAACGTCTCCGAAGCATACCGGCAGGCGTCGTTCTCCAACCTCGAAGTCTACTGGAACATCGTCCTCGGGTTCTTCATGACCGGCGCCAACACGGGCATCAAGCTCATCTACCAGTCCATGCGCGACGAACAGAAAATGGAGGCTCTCAAACGGCAGAACCTCCAGGCCGAAATGGATTATCTGAAGTATCAGATCAACCCCCATTTCTTCATGAATACCCTCAACAACATCCATGCTCTGATCGACATCGATGCCGAATCGGCCAAAAACGCCGTGATCGAACTCTCGAAGATGATGCGATACGTCCTCTATGACTCGGGACACGAACTCATCTCCCTGAACCGCGACATCCAGTTCCTGGAAAACTACATCGAACTGATGCGAATCCGGTACACCGACGACGTGGATATTCGGTTGGAGTATCCGCACAACCTGCCCGAACAGGTCTCGATCCCGCCCCTGCTGCTGATCGTCTTCGTGGAGAACGCCTTCAAGCATGGAATCAGCTACAACCACCCCTCGTTCATCCGCATCCGCGTCGGATACGCCGACGAAAAGGTCTTCGCTTCCATCGAAAACAGCCGCCATACCGCACCCGAAAAACACCACGAAGCCGGAATCGGACTCGAAAACGTCCGCAAACGGCTCTCGCTCATCTACGGCGAAAAGGGCTATTCCCTGGAGATCCTCGAAGCCGAAACAACCTATACCGTCAACCTCGAAATCCCGACTCTCCATGCTTAA
- a CDS encoding DUF7017 domain-containing protein gives MAKFSSHNKNDYSPRISTKIYALRRDGLLDDARQLAEDYLQKNRTDIDVLKAYAWTLIDICKREQQKGNIVDARKISALLSRMHFETQFDEFAEMLVRKIQALRLMVNPFYAQIQEAKELSQKGNNDKAWGILTQLSVDGNLPEEAHESYGWTIYRYLRDHIAQLDSIQVRTQLKNYIYLHNERPSMLHSQILNFALNYSKQDGNFKLISFLKLWNPNNLRLDDFEDSRSNEGKTIPSLMSRIAKAIVDYPLDEIQEFVRLIPYRKDDFIEMIKNHFFWKLYHSTEDGVSSSTWELFNQYIELSNDTPASTSHSKVLGLAERTMKENNAWRFYDFFRGWNPEKLRTADWQEEKGDNGETYKPLAVKSLKRVKEALENLSDEQLGDLQWLIDLYGIAIEKIPDDDWNIRSKALLHLRAGQQAEAKDIYKKLCQKMGEKYYIWSEFADCWEDVDVKIAFLCKALSLEKNEDFIGKIRMELAQQLIKSKKYANAVVELDQYKKHYAEKGWRIDSEVDALLEQCSSVTPASDNNAALYAENISRAEEYAYEDISFTEVVLVDKWKNGNGKTMIVFVDGKAIEFATDKKRFPGLSDSHKGQVWKFKLYKDETIRTIPGDYPWQQPKKEAVIKYIPLTAIPSETADWFNLPIQYGYVQYINTEKKVYHIYLTDSTLVYEHYERKELEKGDFVKLRQYKKKVKEESKTFLCNIQKCAEDEAIEKFKCRIAAVDDVNNQRKLFHFVLGTKQASGILHYDQTDLRPSVGDCIKIHYFVKEISDKKNPGKQKKLVEVLRAELTDGSNSDLVKRFSGNLELKYKDRYDGEEPDFAFIGDYYVHKTILEKYNITSNCYVNAKAVYTGDGNWKVYEIEK, from the coding sequence ATGGCAAAGTTTAGTTCTCATAATAAGAATGATTACTCCCCTCGCATATCAACTAAAATCTATGCTCTCCGTCGCGATGGTTTATTGGATGATGCCAGACAACTGGCTGAAGATTATCTTCAAAAAAACAGAACAGATATAGATGTTTTGAAAGCCTATGCATGGACATTGATTGATATCTGCAAAAGGGAGCAACAGAAAGGAAATATTGTAGATGCGCGAAAAATTTCAGCTCTTCTGTCGCGTATGCACTTCGAGACCCAATTCGATGAGTTTGCGGAAATGCTTGTTAGAAAAATACAAGCACTTAGACTAATGGTGAATCCTTTCTACGCTCAGATTCAAGAAGCTAAAGAATTGAGTCAGAAAGGCAACAATGATAAAGCATGGGGAATTCTTACCCAATTGTCAGTAGACGGAAATCTTCCTGAAGAAGCGCATGAAAGCTATGGATGGACAATATACCGTTATTTGCGAGATCACATTGCACAACTTGATTCAATACAGGTGCGGACGCAACTGAAGAACTATATTTACCTTCATAATGAGCGCCCTTCGATGCTGCATTCCCAAATATTGAACTTCGCCCTTAATTACTCTAAACAAGATGGCAATTTCAAACTCATATCGTTTCTCAAGTTATGGAATCCGAACAATTTGCGACTGGATGATTTTGAAGATTCACGTAGCAACGAAGGCAAAACCATTCCATCGTTGATGTCGAGAATTGCAAAGGCTATTGTTGATTATCCTTTAGATGAGATTCAAGAATTTGTTAGGCTTATCCCCTATAGGAAAGACGATTTTATCGAAATGATAAAAAACCATTTCTTCTGGAAACTGTATCATAGTACTGAGGACGGTGTTTCTTCATCTACATGGGAGCTGTTTAACCAATATATAGAGTTATCCAATGATACTCCGGCCTCTACTTCTCATTCGAAAGTTCTTGGGTTAGCCGAGCGCACAATGAAGGAAAACAATGCATGGCGATTCTATGATTTTTTTAGAGGGTGGAACCCAGAGAAGCTAAGAACAGCTGACTGGCAAGAAGAGAAAGGAGATAATGGGGAAACCTATAAACCGTTAGCTGTCAAATCGCTGAAAAGAGTCAAAGAAGCTCTTGAGAATCTTTCTGATGAACAACTAGGAGACCTCCAATGGCTTATTGACCTCTATGGAATAGCCATAGAGAAGATACCGGATGATGATTGGAATATCAGGTCGAAAGCGTTACTTCATCTGCGCGCTGGTCAGCAAGCAGAAGCAAAGGATATCTATAAAAAGCTTTGCCAGAAGATGGGAGAGAAATACTACATCTGGAGTGAATTTGCCGATTGTTGGGAAGATGTGGATGTAAAGATTGCTTTTCTTTGCAAAGCTCTAAGCTTAGAGAAGAATGAAGACTTCATAGGGAAGATACGAATGGAATTGGCTCAACAACTAATTAAATCCAAGAAATATGCAAATGCAGTAGTTGAACTTGACCAATATAAGAAACACTATGCTGAAAAGGGCTGGCGTATTGATTCAGAAGTGGATGCTCTTCTTGAGCAATGCTCCTCGGTTACTCCTGCATCTGACAATAATGCGGCACTTTATGCCGAAAATATCTCAAGAGCGGAAGAATACGCTTACGAAGATATTTCTTTCACGGAAGTTGTACTTGTGGACAAATGGAAAAACGGGAACGGAAAGACCATGATAGTTTTTGTCGACGGTAAAGCAATTGAATTTGCTACCGATAAGAAGAGATTCCCAGGGCTAAGCGATAGTCATAAAGGACAAGTTTGGAAATTCAAATTGTATAAAGATGAAACAATCCGAACCATTCCCGGTGATTATCCATGGCAGCAGCCCAAGAAAGAAGCAGTAATCAAATATATTCCTTTGACTGCCATTCCCTCAGAAACGGCAGATTGGTTTAATTTGCCGATTCAATATGGCTATGTTCAGTATATAAACACAGAGAAAAAGGTCTATCATATTTATTTGACCGATTCAACACTCGTTTATGAGCACTATGAGCGGAAGGAACTTGAAAAAGGAGATTTTGTCAAACTGCGCCAATACAAAAAGAAAGTCAAGGAAGAGAGCAAGACTTTCTTATGTAACATACAAAAGTGTGCTGAGGATGAAGCTATTGAGAAGTTCAAGTGTAGGATTGCAGCAGTAGATGATGTCAATAATCAGCGTAAACTATTCCATTTTGTATTAGGTACCAAACAGGCTTCGGGTATTCTGCACTATGATCAGACGGATTTGCGTCCATCCGTTGGTGATTGCATTAAGATTCATTATTTTGTCAAGGAAATCAGTGACAAGAAGAATCCGGGTAAGCAAAAGAAATTAGTGGAAGTGCTTAGGGCAGAGTTGACTGACGGGAGTAATAGTGACTTAGTAAAACGCTTCTCCGGTAATTTGGAACTCAAATATAAAGATAGGTATGATGGAGAAGAACCAGATTTTGCATTTATTGGTGATTACTATGTCCATAAAACTATACTGGAAAAATATAACATTACTTCCAATTGTTATGTGAATGCGAAAGCAGTCTATACCGGAGATGGTAATTGGAAAGTGTATGAAATTGAGAAATGA
- a CDS encoding helix-turn-helix domain-containing protein, whose protein sequence is MITIESLVEQGANVKLEVSPADLKMFAESIVQRTMAARQEELDAEMQRAAEETWLNTKQVRELLNVCEGTLNLWAKRGYLVPVKVGNKNMYAKSDVRRIQTGGKSESVTSYCKKKNG, encoded by the coding sequence ATGATTACCATAGAAAGTCTGGTCGAGCAGGGTGCGAACGTGAAACTGGAAGTTTCGCCAGCCGACCTTAAGATGTTTGCCGAGTCCATCGTGCAGCGCACGATGGCGGCCCGGCAGGAAGAACTGGATGCGGAGATGCAGCGTGCCGCGGAAGAGACATGGCTCAACACAAAGCAGGTGCGTGAGCTGCTGAATGTGTGCGAGGGGACGCTCAACCTGTGGGCGAAGCGCGGCTACCTCGTCCCCGTCAAGGTGGGCAACAAGAACATGTATGCCAAATCCGATGTCCGCCGCATACAGACGGGAGGCAAGTCCGAAAGTGTGACATCCTATTGCAAGAAGAAAAATGGCTGA
- a CDS encoding DUF6088 family protein — protein sequence MKTILTKEIRNIINRNGPNRLYMVSDFAHLNNDGLVTRALSRLEKEGVLIRLSQGLYLYPLRNKFGVLRPSIEDIAYAIAEKDKARIIPSGLTALNKLGLSTQVTMNAVYLTDATARELTIGNRKIIFKRSAPRNFAYKTDLFPLIVAAMKELGKDNVTDEQVAIIKQAIEKYGSPDEIKYDYSIAPQWIKQRLAL from the coding sequence ATGAAGACGATACTGACGAAGGAAATACGAAACATTATAAACCGAAACGGACCGAACAGGCTTTATATGGTGAGCGATTTTGCCCATCTGAATAATGACGGGCTAGTTACTCGTGCGCTTTCCCGATTAGAGAAAGAAGGTGTGCTCATTCGTCTTTCTCAAGGTCTATATTTATATCCATTACGGAATAAGTTCGGTGTACTTCGTCCCTCTATAGAAGATATCGCATACGCCATAGCGGAAAAGGATAAGGCTCGTATTATACCTAGTGGATTGACAGCATTGAACAAATTGGGACTTTCCACACAGGTCACGATGAATGCAGTCTATTTGACAGATGCCACAGCAAGGGAACTTACTATCGGGAACCGTAAAATCATATTCAAGCGCAGCGCACCTCGCAATTTTGCCTACAAGACAGACTTGTTTCCACTTATAGTCGCTGCCATGAAAGAATTAGGGAAAGATAACGTGACAGATGAACAGGTTGCAATCATAAAACAAGCCATTGAAAAATATGGTAGTCCTGATGAAATCAAATACGATTACAGCATTGCCCCGCAATGGATTAAACAAAGACTTGCATTATGA
- the mobV gene encoding MobV family relaxase: MSNTQYAVCHLQRGSGNDSGMSCHIERKDAKGKIYVPVNANADRTHLNRELVRFPEGVSNRTEAVQHRIDTAGLRRKVGKNQTKAIRIILTGTHEQMMKIANDGRLDNWIDANLKWLKGTFGEENLVSCVLHMDEKTPHLHATVVPIVTGERIRRKREGEKKYETKSGPRLSADDVMRRTKLHEYQNSYAAAMKPFGLQRGIVGSTAKHQANSEYYRQQVIQYEEDITKLQADVEKAQEGRNTILAWFGKGDLAKAKKELADKDRLIAELNKQIKALQVEKARLQEQHKSEIGKLRNGYQAEIDKAIRRAEAAERQSEEKDAVIDRQRKQIGLLDRKANPQRYSLSSGAELVRINVSNYRNPSLHIWTRVGEELFEDTKFQIDYDVAQRHFNGQITDEEFVNAVFEPQEQVSGKQAELLGAAFTLAAGGPAEVHVGTGGGGSTSDLPWNTKEDTKRKR, from the coding sequence ATGAGCAATACACAATACGCGGTCTGCCACCTGCAGCGTGGCAGCGGCAATGACAGCGGAATGTCATGCCATATAGAAAGGAAGGATGCCAAGGGAAAGATTTATGTGCCGGTCAATGCCAATGCGGACCGGACACATCTCAACCGTGAGCTGGTCAGGTTCCCTGAAGGAGTGTCCAACCGTACCGAGGCGGTACAGCACCGCATCGACACGGCCGGGCTGCGCCGCAAGGTCGGCAAAAACCAGACAAAAGCCATCCGTATCATCCTGACCGGAACGCATGAGCAGATGATGAAGATTGCCAATGACGGCAGACTGGACAACTGGATTGATGCCAATCTCAAATGGCTAAAGGGGACCTTCGGCGAAGAGAACCTTGTATCGTGCGTGCTGCACATGGACGAGAAGACTCCCCACCTGCACGCCACTGTCGTTCCCATTGTAACCGGTGAGCGTATCCGCAGGAAGCGGGAGGGCGAGAAGAAATATGAGACGAAATCCGGTCCCCGTTTGTCAGCGGATGATGTGATGCGGCGCACCAAGCTTCATGAATACCAGAACAGTTACGCAGCGGCCATGAAACCGTTCGGGTTGCAGCGTGGGATTGTCGGCTCCACCGCCAAGCATCAGGCGAACTCGGAATATTACAGGCAGCAGGTAATCCAATATGAAGAGGATATAACCAAGCTGCAGGCCGATGTGGAGAAAGCGCAGGAGGGCAGGAACACCATTCTTGCATGGTTCGGTAAGGGAGACCTTGCCAAGGCAAAGAAGGAACTGGCTGACAAGGACAGGCTGATTGCCGAACTCAATAAACAGATTAAGGCTCTTCAGGTAGAAAAGGCCCGGTTGCAGGAACAGCATAAATCAGAAATCGGGAAACTGAGAAACGGCTATCAAGCGGAGATAGACAAAGCCATCCGCAGGGCGGAAGCCGCCGAGCGGCAGTCAGAAGAGAAAGATGCCGTCATAGACAGGCAGCGGAAGCAGATAGGCCTGCTCGACCGTAAGGCAAACCCTCAGCGTTACAGCCTCTCATCCGGTGCCGAACTTGTCCGAATCAACGTGTCCAACTACCGGAATCCGTCGCTCCACATCTGGACACGGGTCGGAGAGGAACTTTTTGAGGACACCAAATTCCAGATAGACTATGATGTGGCACAAAGACATTTCAACGGGCAGATCACGGACGAGGAGTTTGTCAATGCCGTATTCGAGCCGCAGGAACAGGTAAGCGGGAAACAGGCGGAACTACTGGGTGCGGCTTTTACCCTGGCCGCCGGTGGTCCGGCAGAGGTTCATGTCGGCACTGGTGGAGGTGGTTCAACTTCGGATTTGCCGTGGAACACGAAAGAAGATACTAAACGAAAGCGTTAG
- a CDS encoding DUF3987 domain-containing protein, whose protein sequence is MADMTNTRLELCNMIRMEAGHVSDTGFPLDVFPQAVQSVILDMDRYENYKTEFIATAMLSAVSAALGGTYRIRIKGEWQSNAALYIILVGRPGLGKTPPLEAAYRPIRKHDYALFKAYESELEAWKAAGESDRKPVLRRTVVSDFTPESLLLTHNSNPRSVVILVDEIMGMFNSANRYTNGQLIEQLLTAWSGGVLDVTRVSNTIPVHIEQPCINIVGTTQTKRIHELLTKGFEENGLLDRILFVLPKSREVPKWTDWDDGGEDRASMAAARWEQILGKVLSLDYDTGEEERRPHVLSMDREAREYFFSWWNRKVERINRIEDDAQVDSREMKHPAQVARLALLMQVLRYAAGESHLLSVDTASVKAAIRLNGYFEDSYRRIRSFVAEDMCEDPPKVLLSLLPDTFDTKTAIAIGKELQNVSERTVMNYLKELCRSRLLRKSKAGHYEKIIYDESGKSDESDNELSTPDCNG, encoded by the coding sequence ATGGCTGACATGACAAACACCCGACTTGAACTGTGCAACATGATCCGCATGGAGGCGGGGCATGTCAGTGATACCGGGTTCCCTCTGGATGTCTTTCCGCAGGCCGTGCAGTCCGTCATCCTTGACATGGACCGGTATGAGAACTACAAGACGGAGTTCATCGCGACGGCCATGCTGTCGGCGGTATCGGCCGCATTGGGCGGCACCTACCGCATCCGCATCAAAGGCGAGTGGCAGAGCAACGCCGCCCTCTACATCATCCTTGTGGGCAGGCCGGGACTGGGCAAGACACCGCCGCTGGAAGCGGCATACCGCCCCATACGGAAGCACGACTACGCCCTATTCAAGGCGTATGAGTCGGAACTGGAGGCATGGAAAGCCGCCGGGGAGAGCGACAGGAAGCCTGTACTGCGGCGCACGGTCGTGTCCGACTTCACTCCGGAATCGCTCCTGCTGACACACAACAGCAATCCCCGCAGCGTGGTCATCCTGGTGGACGAGATAATGGGCATGTTCAACTCAGCCAACCGCTACACCAACGGGCAGCTCATAGAGCAGCTGCTCACGGCATGGAGCGGCGGTGTGCTGGACGTGACAAGGGTCAGCAACACTATACCTGTGCATATTGAACAGCCGTGCATCAACATCGTCGGAACCACGCAGACCAAACGCATACATGAACTGCTCACGAAGGGCTTTGAGGAGAACGGGCTGCTCGACCGCATCCTGTTCGTGCTGCCCAAGTCCCGTGAAGTGCCAAAATGGACCGATTGGGATGATGGCGGGGAGGACAGAGCTTCCATGGCAGCGGCACGATGGGAACAGATACTTGGCAAGGTGCTCTCTTTGGACTATGACACGGGAGAGGAAGAAAGGAGGCCCCATGTGCTGTCCATGGACAGGGAGGCAAGGGAATATTTCTTCTCGTGGTGGAACAGGAAAGTGGAACGCATCAACCGGATAGAGGACGATGCCCAAGTGGATAGCCGTGAGATGAAGCACCCGGCGCAGGTGGCACGGCTGGCCCTGCTCATGCAGGTGCTGCGGTATGCCGCCGGCGAGAGCCACCTGCTGTCTGTGGATACGGCATCGGTAAAGGCTGCCATCCGGCTGAACGGCTACTTCGAGGACTCGTACCGCCGCATCCGCTCATTCGTGGCGGAGGACATGTGCGAGGATCCGCCCAAGGTGCTGCTGTCGCTGCTGCCTGACACTTTCGACACGAAGACGGCCATCGCCATTGGAAAGGAACTGCAGAATGTCAGCGAGCGTACGGTGATGAACTACCTCAAGGAGCTGTGCCGGAGCAGGCTGCTGCGGAAGTCCAAGGCCGGGCATTACGAGAAGATCATATATGATGAATCTGGCAAATCTGATGAGAGTGACAATGAATTATCAACCCCGGACTGCAACGGATGA
- a CDS encoding DUF6371 domain-containing protein, which translates to MTEYRFHLQKYRPGSKTACPKCGRKACFTRYIDEAGEISFPGNVGICDHINSCGYHYTPKEYFRDNPTVKEKLNKQERNGGTPIVAKALAKPQPEQKPQISFLPSDWVEQSMRRYDINPLHRYFIRVMGKKDTDRLFRLYRVGTSRMWNGAAVFWQIDRNGNVRTGKIMGYDAETGHRVKEPFNQVSWVHSVRKVPDFRMKQCLFGEHLLSDTSAAMSAKPVAIVESEKTALFAAFFIPDFIWLATGGMHGCFSSEAVQVLHGREVVLFPDLKATEEWRRRLPMLESFCRRATCSDMLERIATGAQRSQGLDIADFLLMEDTPQMILARMIERNPVLQTFIDTFGLELVDAGKTE; encoded by the coding sequence ATGACCGAATACAGATTCCATCTACAGAAATACCGACCGGGCAGCAAGACCGCCTGTCCGAAGTGCGGCAGGAAAGCCTGCTTTACCCGTTATATCGACGAGGCGGGAGAGATTTCCTTCCCCGGCAATGTGGGCATCTGTGACCACATCAACAGTTGCGGCTACCACTATACTCCGAAGGAATACTTCCGGGACAATCCGACTGTCAAAGAAAAATTGAATAAGCAGGAAAGGAACGGCGGCACACCGATAGTTGCAAAAGCGTTGGCAAAGCCACAGCCCGAACAGAAGCCACAAATATCCTTTCTTCCCTCCGATTGGGTGGAGCAGTCCATGCGCAGGTACGACATCAACCCCTTGCATCGCTATTTTATCAGAGTGATGGGCAAGAAGGATACGGACAGGCTATTCCGTCTTTATCGGGTAGGCACGTCAAGGATGTGGAACGGGGCGGCCGTATTCTGGCAGATAGACCGTAACGGCAATGTGCGTACAGGCAAGATCATGGGCTACGACGCTGAAACGGGACACCGGGTCAAGGAGCCTTTCAACCAGGTAAGCTGGGTACATTCGGTAAGGAAGGTGCCGGACTTCAGGATGAAGCAGTGCCTGTTCGGAGAGCACCTGCTGTCGGACACTTCCGCCGCCATGTCCGCCAAGCCCGTAGCCATTGTCGAGAGCGAGAAGACGGCACTGTTCGCCGCCTTTTTCATCCCGGACTTCATCTGGCTTGCCACCGGAGGGATGCACGGGTGTTTTAGCAGCGAGGCCGTGCAGGTATTGCACGGTCGGGAGGTTGTCCTCTTCCCAGACCTTAAGGCGACGGAAGAATGGAGGAGGAGACTGCCGATGCTGGAATCCTTTTGCAGGCGTGCCACCTGCTCCGACATGCTGGAGAGGATTGCGACCGGTGCGCAGCGCAGTCAGGGACTGGACATCGCCGACTTCCTGCTGATGGAAGACACGCCGCAGATGATTCTTGCGAGGATGATAGAACGCAACCCCGTACTGCAGACCTTCATCGACACCTTCGGCCTCGAACTGGTGGATGCAGGAAAGACGGAATGA
- a CDS encoding nucleotidyl transferase AbiEii/AbiGii toxin family protein, which translates to MNFTKLTKEEQLTILANVAEEKGIVDNAVEKDYWVSMVLRAIFSLPYAAAFVFKGGTSLSKGWGLIERFSEDIDLAIDPQYLGFTNIETKSQRTKLRKDSKKFIDGTFALDVENRLKEYDLSECCKVIVPETSVSDLDPVVLFVEYNSVLQTKMQYIPERVKVEISCRSLMEPSEQIEMRSMIEDAYPDEDFSLPIFAVPTVVPGRTFLEKVFLLHEEFNRPNGCTHIERITRHMYDIVKMMDKPFAMEAMQNVQLYEDIVAHRNKFTAWSGLDYTTHLPHTISFLPPESIEEALRDDYKQMQIGFIYANAPSFDEIMEQLHELQDRFRALEWKNNR; encoded by the coding sequence ATGAATTTTACTAAGCTTACAAAAGAAGAACAACTTACCATTTTGGCTAATGTAGCCGAAGAGAAAGGGATTGTGGACAATGCCGTAGAAAAGGACTACTGGGTCAGTATGGTGTTGCGTGCCATATTTTCTTTGCCGTATGCAGCAGCTTTTGTTTTCAAGGGAGGAACAAGCCTTAGCAAAGGTTGGGGATTAATAGAACGGTTTTCGGAAGATATTGACCTTGCAATAGATCCCCAATATCTCGGTTTCACAAATATTGAGACTAAAAGTCAACGGACTAAGTTGCGGAAAGACTCCAAGAAGTTCATAGATGGCACTTTTGCGCTTGACGTAGAGAACAGATTAAAAGAGTATGATCTTTCAGAGTGTTGTAAAGTCATAGTTCCGGAGACGTCTGTCAGCGACCTTGACCCTGTAGTCCTGTTTGTCGAGTATAATTCAGTGCTGCAAACGAAAATGCAATATATACCGGAGCGAGTCAAAGTTGAGATAAGTTGTCGTTCTCTCATGGAACCGTCGGAACAGATAGAAATGCGTTCTATGATAGAAGATGCCTATCCGGATGAAGATTTTTCATTGCCGATATTTGCAGTCCCCACAGTAGTGCCAGGACGGACATTCTTGGAAAAGGTTTTTCTTTTGCATGAAGAGTTTAACCGTCCCAATGGCTGTACGCATATCGAACGTATCACACGACACATGTATGACATTGTAAAGATGATGGATAAACCGTTTGCAATGGAAGCAATGCAAAATGTACAACTATATGAAGACATTGTGGCTCATCGCAATAAGTTTACGGCATGGAGCGGACTGGATTACACAACACATCTTCCGCATACAATATCATTTCTTCCTCCTGAAAGCATTGAAGAGGCTTTGCGGGACGACTATAAGCAGATGCAAATCGGCTTTATTTATGCTAATGCGCCCTCGTTTGATGAGATTATGGAGCAGTTGCATGAGTTGCAGGACAGATTCAGGGCATTGGAATGGAAAAATAATCGTTGA